One window of Dendropsophus ebraccatus isolate aDenEbr1 chromosome 13, aDenEbr1.pat, whole genome shotgun sequence genomic DNA carries:
- the LOC138770332 gene encoding alpha-1-antitrypsin-like protein GS55-MS, which produces MEISRTIPHTPETTPRCCKMKLLIFLCLSQVLLCALVCGHHGGPHDDDHDHLDHHHIESKLLHQIGESNVKFAYKLYNYLATTKPNDNFFFSPLSISIAFSLLSLGAKGKTLSQIREGFGFTPSLMKEENIHEGFHQLLNFINQPKSNLNLNMANALFIDNKVKLHEKFLDGAKNWYQSEAISTDFQKEGEALKEINSYVEKKTNGKIEHLLDDLYPQNILVMVNMVLFKGSWGPPFKGYQIIEDYFHVDKNTVVKMPMMTTTGEYPVVFKPEIGYTIVEVPYKGNTSAMFIIPSEGKLHDIEKALLNVSIASWVGEMRPMEVMITLPRFTLSSELDLLGPLQELGLTDIFSNNADLSGITVESDIKVTKAVHQAMLSVDEEGKEASAATAIGIANISLPPHVKVDKPFIISIQNKDLDTVLFTGRIVNPKK; this is translated from the exons CAAAATGAAGCTCTTGATTTTTCTTTGCTTGAGCCAAGTTTTGCTTTGTGCACTTGTGTGTGGTCACCATGGAGGACCACACGACGATGACCATGATCACCTCGACCACCATCATATTGAATCAAAGCTTCTCCACCAGATAGGTGAATCTAATGTCAAGTTTGCCTATAAGCTCTACAACTACCTGGCTACTACTAAACCCAATGACAACTTTTTCTTCTCCCCATTGAGTATTTCAATTGCATTTTCTTTGCTCTCACTTGGTGCCAAAGGCAAGACCCTGAGTCAGATCCGTGAAGGATTTGGTTTCACCCCTTCTTTGATGAAAGAAGAGAATATCCACGAGGGTTTTCATCAGCTTTTAAACTTCATAAACCAACCTAAAAGTAACCTCAACCTGAACATGGCCAACGCTCTCTTCATTGACAACAAAGTTAAACTTCACGAAAAGTTCTTAGATGGTGCCAAGAACTGGTATCAATCTGAAGCCATCTCCACCGATTTCCAAAAGGAAGGAGAAGCCCTAAAAGAAATAAATAGTTACGTGGAGAAGAAAACCAATGGAAAAATTGAACATTTGTTGGACGATCTTTATCCGCAGAACATTCTAGTTATGGTAAATATGGTCCTCTTCAAGG GATCATGGGGACCCCCTTTTAAAGGATATCAAATCATAGAAGACTACTTCCATGTGGATAAGAACACTGTAGTGAAGATGCCAATGATGACCACAACAGGAGAATATCCAGTGGTCTTCAAGCCCGAAATAGGATATACAATAGTCGAGGTCCCCTACAAAGGAAACACCTCTGCAATGTTCATTATACCCAGCGAGGGAAAATTACATGATATTGAAAAAGCTCTTCTGAATGTGTCAATAGCATCCTGGGTCGGAGAAATGCGTCCAAT GGAGGTTATGATAACGCTTCCCAGATTTACCCTTTCTTCTGAGCTTGATCTTCTGGGGCCGTTACAGGAATTAGGTCTTACAGACATTTTCTCTAACAATGCTGACCTATCCGGGATCACGGTGGAATCCGATATTAAAGTGACAAAG GCTGTGCATCAAGCCATGCTGAGTGTGGATGAGGAGGGAAAAGAAGCTTCTGCCGCCACAGCCATTGGGATAGCAAATATAAGTCTCCCACCACATGTGAAAGTTGATAAACCTTTTATAatttccattcaaaacaaagatCTTGATACTGTTCTTTTCACCGGAAGGATTGTCAACCCAAAGAAATAA